In the genome of Columba livia isolate bColLiv1 breed racing homer chromosome 1, bColLiv1.pat.W.v2, whole genome shotgun sequence, the window accGGCAGCGGCTGGATACTCGGACATCTCAACTCTGACAGTCTTTCCTGCCTATTTTCAGACAACTGACTCACATGAACCACGGTCACCTCCAAAGTTCATACCCCTcttcaaattttaaataaaaacggCCGACAGGCCTAAATGTTACATGGTGGGGtggtggggaaagaaagagaaaaagcagaacagcagaaaTCTGAGTTGCTCAGTAAATGTCACCTGCTCCAGGTGCTTTACCAGCATCATGGACAACACTTGGTGCTGTATCCGTCCAGCTGGGATTTAGGAATGCTCTTCAAGCAACTATTTGTTGAATTTCTTGGAGAATATCCTCACCCAATTAAGTTTCTGTGCAAGTTTGTGAAATGCAACCCttctacaaacaaacaaacaaacaaacaaacaaaaaaaaccccacaccaccacaaaccaaccaaaacacttCCTGCTATTCTACAGGTAAAAAACAATTAATTGAGTAAATCAGGAATAAAGAGCAGAAAACCTGAATATGTACATATCCCAAATGCAAGGAATCAAAAGATAGGCTGCTGGCTCCTGGAGATACAATGAGAGAAACTTAGAATGATCATATTTACAGCAAGTCAAAGAGCCTCCCTGATGTAGACAGAAAGATTCTGCAGGAACCAATACTGAGAACAGGTGTGAAATCAGGTGTGCTGATGTTCACTGTCCAGTAAGAGGCCAGAGGACACCAGCCGGGCTCTGCAGTGCCAGGGACACAGCTCCGTTCTGCTCACATCCGCCTTGGTCCTTGGGCTTCCTCTTCCCATTGCCACCCTTTGCCAAGCGCTCCAGTACCCAAAATCACCATGTACAAAAACACCGCGATGACCTCAAATAGCAAATATTCAACAGGTGCTGCAATGGTTTtcagggagagagaggagaaattATTAACATCTAGAGATAAAAGAGAGGAACTGTGTTAGAAAGTGGCTTCGTCCTAAACGGGCAAAGAAACATGATACAGGATCAACTGGAGGAACTCCAAAAACCCTGCTGTAAAGAAATTACTCCAACTGAGATGTGTAAGTTGAAACCCAAGTTCCAAATGTTCCAAAGTTCcatttttgtttataaaacaaaccaaacacaactaTTTTCTTGACAACAAGGAATATAATTATGCATCGGTTTCACTGGCATTCAGTGTAAACCAattgcacagaaagaaaaaaggacacCTCCAAACCCaaataaaccatttttaaaaaggttttcagttcaatttttttaataaatgtgcTTTGTTCACAAAAAGTAGTGACATAAAGACAACAGAAATGCGAATacacattttttccactttctctcCAGCACCTTAAGAATGAGAGATCTCTTGCACAGTCATAATTTTCAAATACAACCTAGAAACATTCTTCTCGCATCAAAACCAAATATCCAACAACTCCTGATATCACCACTTTATTGTTCAGGGAGGTATAAGTATTTCTGTAAATCCCACTTTCTTCCTCCACAACAGTCTACTGTcccttgtaaaaaaaaaaaaaaacaaaaaaccccacaaacaacaacaaaaaaaccccaaaacacaaacaaaacactttagGTATTTAGAAAGAGCAGCAAGAAAACCAAGCTGTTATGAATCCTGGGTCCCTAAACCACAAATATAATGGTGTCACCAACCTGCCAAAGAGGCTTAAGTTTTAAGTGTTAATACTTTTAACTATTTTGGGGAGATAAATCTTGGtctgaactgatttttttgtatgAATCACAAATCAATTTACATTAACCAATGCCAACATATGTTGGCTAgcatataacttttttttaaaaaaggagtaTAAGTTAAAATGTTTGGTACACTTTGAAGTATGCACAGATTAAGCTTCCATAAACAGCTGAATTTATAGCACCAATATTTTACCTTTAACTTGAGCACTGCTGCAGTCAGTGGTTAACCgggaagaagaaaggctttGACTGACAAACATTTTAGTGAAAGTAAAGCGGTAAAAGCATTAGATGCAAATACTGACTtatagacttcttttttttaaacacatcagaatataatttgtttgtttatagcTATATCATTCAGATTGATTAACAAATTTGACTCGGATATTAGGGTAAGCTTTACATTTGAGAGACACAAAAAGCTTACgttaaagaataaaatatggCAGTCCAGATCATGTTTGAGTGTAAGCAGGACCAATGCGGGATGACTCTGTAGGAAacaatatgaaagaaaaaacaaaaacaggtaGGTCAAACTCTGACACAGTGCAAAGCTTCAATGGAAGGAGTAAGTTTCGTTTTTGTAGCAACTGCTGTAAAATCCATGCTACAACTTCAGTTTATCTGGTAGCTTCTGTATTATACATACAACATGGTAGGTTAATATGGTGTAAGTTAGATTTCATCATAACCATCTGCAAAACTATCTATTAGTATATTTCTACCACGTTGCTGAGGTCAGTCTTCAAACCATGATGTGGCACCtcattcaaataatttattattaggCACTTACATATAGATTTAACAGCCTAACATTCACATCTGAAAATTCTGgccattatttttaaatggaaggaaATCTAAGCGAAACTAATGCTGAATCCTCTATTTTTTACCACTGAACAGAATTGGTTCTTTCCTGCAAAAACTCACAAATTTATTACACAAGTTAAAAAACTTAAGAGATACAAAGCACTTCTGTTCCATCTCCTTACAGTGCAGACCAGCTTTCAGACAGCTGTGGAGTTTTTATTTAACTAGAAAATGTTTGGGtccaaataagcaaacaaatagTGTAAGTTGGCTTCACTTGTGAGGTGTGAATACACAGCTTTGTGCAAATATGTGTACCCTTGAAAAACTTTTTACAAAATCGGTCTGTAGTGACCGTATAACTTGGGAGGTCTACAAGTAAGgacaattaaagaaaaagttgtttgtttttaaaaggcataaataatttactttaaaacatgacaaaacccaccctgtcccccaaaaaacacagtttggaGAAAATACAGACAACCACCATTGGGAAAATACTGATATCTGTTAGTGCTTGTACACTTGTAAAACGGCAAAACTATGTTCCAATTTTGAAGTGAAACATAACTGCCTAGACGTACCCATCCTCCTCTGAGCAGGGAGATAACCTCCTTAGAAATCTCAAGTCTAACTACTACTTACACATACTGTGTAATTTCATTGCGTAACTATGGATGAAAATATTCCAGTGTTTTGGTGTTATTTTGATTTGATGTTATCTCAATAGGACTGCAATGAACATAAAATCAAACGTGCAAGCATTATAGTTCCTCCAGCCCAAGCTTAACCAGAGTGAAAcaaattttggaagaaaaagtttTGTTCCGTAATTAAGAAGGGACATGTGTAACCAAGTCTCTTAACCTATCTGCACATTTAATTAAAGtgcaaattatttcttcctaCATATACTTCTCAGAATCCCACCAACTCCAGTGCCTTAAGCTCAACCACATTGAGTTAAAATATTGAAACAACATTTAGCAAATTAAATAGAATTCACACTTCACAGCACTAAAGAAAAGAATGGTacctttctggaaaaaaaattagtgaTACGAATCTAAAGAAAGTAACAGCAATTTATGCTATGACATGAGTCATTTGCATAAAACTTGTATTTCTTCACTTTCATAcaagaataaattttaaaattcaaaagtagaaaaaaatagcaaactCTGTAAACCTTTGCATTTTCTCTATGCAAACCATTTTTGTGTGTTGAGCTCATGTTAGTATAGCAAAATTAGTTTAAGCAAGAGGTTTGACTGAAAGGGCGCTTCAATGACTACATTAACTTAGAAGCAATATAGGATCTTCTAGCTCATAGAAAGGAATTGAACTAGACTGGCTTTCTCCAGAGTCCGAGTCATAAGGAGCATCAGGTAGCTCCATAAAACCGTAAGCGAGCTGTTCATCTTCTGTATCCGACCGAACGTAGCAGGAAGTGTTGGAATACTCCTCATCCTCTATACTGTTGAAATCCTGTGGGATATACAACATTCCTGGGTAGTTCCTGCTAACTAAGTCACTTGTTGTTTGCAGGGACGTTTTCCTAAATGCCATCAGGTGCATGTGAGAAAACTTGGAATACTTGAAGCGTTTAAAACCCAAGGACTCTATGGCAATTTTCCAGCTCTTCATCATCATAGCCCGGCGATTCTGATGAGATGAATCAGGAGTTATTACAAGCAATAAGCCATTTAATACGAGAAGTTCGTGTGCCTTCTTGCAGCATATCCATCGTTGATAAGGCGAtggaaagtaagaaaggaggagTGAGAAAACAACAACGTGGAACAGTTCTCCAGGCAGAGAATCAATGGGATTTTTGAGTTGCTTAAGAAAGGCATCTATAGCATCTTGTGCCAGTTGGAGAGGTTGCTGGATCTGAAGATTTAAGAAGTCACATTTGTATACGCTCTGGTGgaataagaaaaacagaagaccAAACAAACATCAAGGTTAAAGAGCAAATACAATCCAAatccatagaaaaaaaaatcaatgacaaCCTCTCAATTCCCTTGAGGAAATGTCAAGCCAGCTGAACATTCCTCTTGCTATTAAATCAAGCAATCCAAAATAACAATAACACATATTGCTATAAGAGCTTTCACAGTTGCAAAGCAAAATTTTAGATGTGCAGTAATTTACTAGAGATTGATAGTCTAGaactgttaattttattttattttatttttttaaaaaaggaaattaggCCAAGTAGAACAAAGTATCAAATCAACTATCTCACAAATTATTTAAGAACAGGTATAAGCCAACTTTGCTACTGTTTCTCCAGATGCTGGAAACCTTTTATAGGTTTTTAAAAACCTGAAATTAGTAATTAGAAACTAAACTTGATACCTCAGTATTTCCActagttcttaaaaaaaaatccaagaaactTAGCTTGGtaacttgagaaaaaaagtgtaattCTTTACTGGTACAGAAACAAAGCAGCTATGTCAAGGCAATATGCCTTAGAAAATTACCATACACTAACTGTTTTGCAGCAGGGGTGCAGGTCCATGCTTTAAGCTTGCTGTAGATCTGAAATGTAGTGGTACACATGTGGGCAATTATCAAAATAATGTAAGGCCTATAAATTAATCTGTTCATCATTTGTGCACTCAAGCTGTCAAAGACAGGAAATGACACCACAATACAACATACAGAATAACAAATTCTTAACGTCCTTAATCACAGAGCCttcaaaaaataagaataatagtATGCTACTCACTACATTTAAATTTTGACACTTTATCAAAACCTAGGACTGacttctttcattaaaaaaaggtaTTGAGATACAAGGTTTTGACatgacagcaacaaaaattgTTACTAATGCCTAGAGAATGTGCAGTGAATGACGGACACTCTCAACAGGAAAGTGAACATGAAAGCAGACACAAACGTTCTGCAGAACACACCTGAAACATGGAGTTAGATCTCCTGCATTGTCATGCCATGAAAATACTTATAGTGTGTTTTATGAAACAAGATTCAACAAAGATCACTAAGAACACTATTGTAAAGGTATTCATAAAACAACTGATATGCACAATTGTTTCCAAGTAGAAAAGAatgtaatttctgtttattttaaaatcacattctCTTCTGAGGGTATGCAGTAAATTAGAAAAAGCATTCAATGTTAAAAAACCCCtgtgattcatttttttcagcagctttaATCTTGGCCTCCAACatacaaaaattaagaaagagacTTGCATTACGTgtctataataaaaataatttaattgcaACCATTAAACCTGCAGGGCtattttctgcttccttgtaATACAAACCAGGAAATTAACAGTAGTAATTGCATGATATCGTCTggtaagtttttaaaaaaagaagtgcttTGAAGAATAATTATTCAGAACAACATGCTAACTTTACTTAGAAGCAAGACTCAGAAGTTATGCATATACAATTGAAAAAACTATTCAGACTGCAAGTATTTGTGAGTAGTGGGAAAATACTCATAAAACAGTCATGTAGAAATAATGTTAAAGACAATTTCAGAACTAAAGTCGAATGTTTCAAGTGGAATCTGAACTCTGCAGGCAGTTTTAGGACAAAACTGGAGACTGCTACTAAACTGTAGATATACAAGTCTTGAACTGATCTTACAGTCCTCCTAGACACTGAAACAGCACTCACATCTCTGTGCATCCACTGACATTTAATAACACAATCCTACTTGTATATTCTAATTTTTAATTCCAGTACCCATACAGCCTCTTTTTTGTCTCAGACTCTATTTACTCCAATACAACATCTGCTGCATATTCAGCATGTTTCATAGCAGTATGAAATTGTATTTGGATTTTCCAAAGTGGAGATTCTTCTTTCATCccaatttttgccttttttttttttttttaatgtagacaAATTAAACTCATCTAAGAAAATAACCATTGCTAATTGTACCCTGGAATATCTGTTATAAGTAGAACATTTGAAGGAACAGCCAACAAAACACTGGGTCAAGAAACCTGCTCTGCTTATCCCAGTCTCAGTTTCTCTTGTCCTAGTTGCTAATAGTGCATGTTTCCATCTGTGTACCTTATACCAACACACTGAAAATGAGTGAAGAATGCCCATCTAAAGAGAATACTAATCTTTGTGCAGTTCCCCTACCCCGTAAAACACAAGACCTTTCAAAGGAAATATATTTCTATAATAATATCTCTACTGTTTATATTCTGTGTATATGAAACAGGGATTCTAATCATTTTCaggacattattttttttttttattatataattAACATTTCAGTTCCTCTCCTAATTTTCCTACAATTACATCCTTCTTATTCCTCAAATTAGATGAAGCATTTTACTCAGCTAATTAATCTATATCTAAAGCATTTCTATATGCAGAATATGGattaatctgtttttattaaagaagaaattatttaaccCTCTATTCAACATTATTGAAGAAACCAACATCCTAAGAAGCCCTATGCTTCAATGTGTTTCAGTAAGTATTTTGGTATCTTACATGAAAGATCTGCTAAATCAGAAGATTTTACCAGTTCATCTATTTTCAAGTTATCAGATCCACTTTTCAGGCCAGAAGATGACATTCACTACCCTAAGAACCCTCTGGCTGTTATTCTGAAATCTTAAATCAGCCCAGGCCAACTGCTCGCCTAAAGATTAAATTTAGTCAGGAGGTTATGGTGCTGATACAGCTCAAAGTAGAGTAATCTTGAATATCTCGGGGCTTATTAATTCTGGTTTTGGAGGTGGGCCTAAGCTTATTCTAGCAGATGTGTTTGAGTGCACAAACCGTATGTCATGTCACCCTAAGAGCATTTGCTAGCAGAGTTTCAAGGTGCCCTGAACACACCAAGGTATCCAAGAGGGTGGACGTATGAGAAGCTGGTGAGCCCGAGACACACCTCACAGGAACTACATTGGTCTGTACTGTAGCATGTTGGGGAGTTCCCATCATGAAGCCAAGGTACTAACAATGTCAGGTGACAAGAAATCAATTATCTTATTGTTCCCTTGTACTGGGAGAAAGCCTGAAAAACTGGTTAGCACACAGAAATTGCAGCTACCTGACTGCTCCCTCTCCTGTTGTCTGTCCTGGATTACTCATATTTCTCCATTACATCCATACAAGTAACCTTTCTGGGACTCTTCCAATAATGGCTTTTGTCACTGTACATTTAAATTGATTTTCATGAGAACAAAAGTAGTTTTCTTATGAAAACAGCACGATAGACTAGATACCAAAATATTAACTATGTATACCCAAAAATTAATGGTTAGATTCAGCTTGTGTAATTTCAGGTGCCTGGGCTCCCATTAGCCACTGGAGAGGCAGCCAGTACAGTCCATAGGGTCAGAACAGAATTCACCTCAGCATGGAACAGCAGGTGTTAAGGTTTCACTGACTGTTTTTAATAGATCCCCACTGACTGTAACTGGAACTTAGAACCCGTGATCTATGTATCTTAGCTGGAAATTTACTTGCCAGATATTGCAGCCATAGGCTGCCACTTCGCTGGCATGTGTCTCCTTTACATCCCATGTCATGCCCAACAGCCCTGCGCAGGTGTCCTACAGCCTCCTAAGTGTTGGAAGGCAATCACGTTTAGACAACTGATACCTTCAAATCAGCCAAGATGGAGTCCACTCAaagtttctttgtgttttagaTGAAAACAGCATTGAATTGCTTTAGAAAGCAATTTGTCcgactcagatttttttttccccctctcaaGAATATATTTCATGATCTCTAAGCACATACATGAAAGTAGACATTAGGTGTTAGTGGACTCAACCTGGTAACCACAGCAAAATAACATGCATTTAGCATGTAAACCACACTGCGGCAAATAAGAGAGCTTTACTTTCAAGCTAACTGTATTATTGTACTCGTACGCTTCCTCTCATCTCTCCACTTCTACAGAGGGTTACCTTAGGCCACTGATTTTAATAGAGCCTAATTTTAAACTGTAAGTGGTCAAGATGTGTATGGTCAaaggattttctgttttctgtcagaaaCTTATTCCTTTCTGtatcttttaattttcattccaCTTCATCATTTTGCTTGGTTTGTAAAGGCTATTAGGACTGTCAAAAGTTGGGTCAAGagcaagagacagaaagaacatATGATTGCAGCAGAATTAATGCATTTGAGAACCTTACTAcccagaaaaaatgaagtaatttacCCAAAAAGCGCTCATAAATTTTTCTGCAGGATTGTGGAAGTTCAGTAATATTTCTAGTAATAAACAGAAAAGCCCCCTTACAGTGCACTTCTGCTTACTAAAACTCCCCAGAAAAACTCACCAAGTACAGTCACTGGTCATTTCCTTGTGTCAACAAATGCAAATTCTGAGAGGTTCATGCTTAAGTGTAAGCCTACTCAGTTTTTATTTATGccttttaaagagaaaaggacTCATCTGAAATGCCATTGAAAGATGGCTACTTAAATTTTCCAATTTTAAGATTCACAACTGGTAAAGGATGTAGTAGGAGGGCCACAGCTCTTATTAAAGCACAGATACTTGGGATACATACTTAAGCATTaaacatactatttttttttaacagtcatTTGAAGCATTCTAAAATATCCAAGAATCAAATTTATACTAAATTCAGCAGACATTACATACCTCAACAGCTGGAACAATATCTATGCCAACTGTCAGAAATTCTTCAAACTTCAGAAATGGATTAAAGCAGCTACCAACATCAAGTAATCTGATCTTCCCCAAGGAGTGGAGCAATCTGAGAAACAGCAAGAATTCAGTTTtatcaaatgttatttttgaagCTATATATTCTGAATTACAATTTCAGATAACTCATGCAAAAAACACCACAGGAGTGACTAACAGAAGTGAATGCCTTATTTTAATTGCTGAGATACCCAAAGAACCAAGCTCCATCAGTGAAGCAGATGGTCGTCAAGCAGAAGAATTATGTTCTACTATTAACTTGTGCACTTGTAGTAAGAAACTAAAATGGTCACTTGTGTATTCGCTAGACAGGCTTCCTCTATTGCTTTGTGTTTCCTACTTTCCTTTTTGTGGTATTTATTGGTGTTGAAGTCACACAAGTCAGAGTTAAAATTTCAGGAGTTGAAAAGAGAAACTGGCAACACTCTATGATCTATCTACTTGTAAGTCTCATTTTAAAGGGCGTCTGAAGTGCCATAATTGGTTTAATAAAGACAAGAGAACACATAATGGTCTTCCaaggtaaacaaacaaaccaacctaaaaagaaaataatttcgtTATTCCctacaaaaattttaaaattagctaacataatgcaaataaaatatatttcttgaaAATGGATGACTGCTGGAGGTTCActccaattttattttcaatgaaTGCTGTGAAAGAGTTACATCAGTCCAGCCACAAACTTAAAAACTAGCTCCTCTGGTTGTAGGGAAGTTACTCTAAGCATCTAAATGAACAGAAGTATTCCCTCAAAACTACttgggaaaacagaacaaaagacaaaaaaacaaactccatGCCATGCAATTAGTTTTCTTTTAGAATATCCAAAAGCAAATACTCAAAAATAGCCATCTGGTTTAGGAAAGAGTCCTAATAAGAGTACTTCTGAAGCATTCAAAAATGAAGATCTATCTCATAAGAATTCTGGAGAACATTTTAGTGAGCCAAAAATCTATCTCCTTATCTGCCACTGTGTGATGACCCTAATGTTCAAGGTGAAATTACAGATAAGAAGGCCAGTGGTTGTCATGCTAAATACTTAACTATGCTACTGAACTATAAAAGGTGAATgataaaaaaaggggggtgaTTAACTTTAGAAATCACTATTTACTGCTTGGACTGATACAAAAGGGTTGACAGATTGCTGAGGACACTTATATATTTTAGTTCCAGAATGCTGCAGAGATGGACATGCACCCTTccaaaatgtcactgaaaatgaaaaatcctcACACTGAATAACTGGCCCATCACCTTTTCAACCACAGTCCAAAACCTCCTGgggtaaaacaaaacaactttgcaGGAGTGGgagatcagaaagaaaacagcagactaaagaaagaacaagaagatatTCTTGTACTGTCTGGTGGAAGTTCCCTTTATAGCACAGCAGAAGGCTGACAGATGagatttgccttttcttgggAGGCTCTGACATCACCTGTGACCAACTGCCAAACCAGTCTGAAATGCCTTTATGAAGCTCAATGTATAATTGTTCTTTTAAGTTAAatatatagtttaaaaaaaatatataagatAAAAAGATGCCTGACAACCTCTGAGGATAGTGACTGCTGCCTTGCCTCTGAAAGCATTGTTATCTTCCAAAGGATAGTCTCCTTGACCAATGGCTAGAGGAACATTTGTGGTCTTCAAGTTTGCAACCATGGGCATTTTCTTCATGACTAAGGTAGTTACCAGTATACATAATGCAGCACCAGATAAGACAAGCCACCTGTAGAGAAGTACTAGCAGTCAGCTATCATGTCATCATTTaaaggttttgggttttgcctCATCCTGGCACTTAGTTTGTCTAACCTGATACGCTGCCCCtcttaaaataattacaatttgAATGTTGCACTCAATTGTCGCTAATATCAAGAACTTGGCTGTTGAATAGATCCTACAACCAAAGTCACAGTTctttagttttttattttccttgccaTCTGAATTTGGAGGccactgctgttttttctttcttcgtaaTTGCAACAAACCAGTAAATGCTGGAGTGAAACCATTCTGTTTAAGTCCACTAGTACAGACTTTACATCCAGCTGTTCTTTAAAGCACAACTTTATGAGTGCATCCACAtatcaaaaaaaccaaacaaaccaaaacaaaacccccaaaaactcaaccaaccaacccccccacccaaaaaaaacccaaaaaccaaaccaaaccaacctcTAAAACCCcccacagaacaaaacaaaaccacaaaaaacccagcagTTGACAATAATGCCTTAGACCGCTAGCACCCAAGAGTTTGAGCTCTTTCTACTGGATCCTTGAAAGGACTGTGGCTAAAAATTTCCAGCAAGATTTTTACAATATTGGAATACCCAGAATCCATTAATAGAGGCAAACAAACGCAAACTCACAGCTTTCACAGGTGATTCACAGGGGAGAGAATGATAAATTTTCAGTGAGCAAATGTTGCTTTTTGCTTCAAGTTTCTGTAGCCAACTCAAATTAGCATTTCCAAAATATCATTTGTCATCTTTCTGAGAAAGATTCAGCCCTAGAGAGACAACTGCAAAAACTTTCAGGAACAGGCCTGCAGGGCTATGGAgtcaaacaaaaccagacacaaCACAGCAACAACAAAGCAGTATTGAATattgcagaaaagaaataagcagaaataaagagatCCGGGCTCTCTGTGTTCCTCCTAAACTCCCAGCG includes:
- the BMT2 gene encoding S-adenosylmethionine sensor upstream of mTORC1, with product MPALPQRPALPPLPPPSAGLPRRSSGNTMEAAPQPRPGGAAAPLPPPPPPEQERKLEQEKLSGVVKSVHRRLRKKYREVGDFDKIWREHCEDEETLCEYAVAMKNLADNHWAKTCEGEGRIEWCCSVCREYFQNGGKRKALEKDEKRALLASKTTPALNVPQAPKVEDPLPNFGLTNHEAVTEELLHSLGKIRLLDVGSCFNPFLKFEEFLTVGIDIVPAVESVYKCDFLNLQIQQPLQLAQDAIDAFLKQLKNPIDSLPGELFHVVVFSLLLSYFPSPYQRWICCKKAHELLVLNGLLLVITPDSSHQNRRAMMMKSWKIAIESLGFKRFKYSKFSHMHLMAFRKTSLQTTSDLVSRNYPGMLYIPQDFNSIEDEEYSNTSCYVRSDTEDEQLAYGFMELPDAPYDSDSGESQSSSIPFYELEDPILLLS